The Caldanaerovirga acetigignens genome contains the following window.
TACAATGCTGTATATGAAGTTGTGTATGTATTGATAGGAAGTCTGCAAAAAGAGCAGCCTCACAAGCAGCATCCCGACAATTATGCAAAAGCCAGGCAAAAGCGCTGAAAACGCTCTGGAAACCGCCGGCGGCACTCCTTCCGGCATCTTTATGACTATGTTTCTCTTCACAAAAAAGTTAAATATTTCGGTAACAATCAGTGCCGTAATTATGGCCACCAGAATTCCGTTTGTGCCGTACCATCCTCCAACTGTTATGACCCTATTTACTTCATGGGCTGTACCGTTTATATCTATCGTCGTGCTTATGGGCGAAAGCAAGACAAAAGACGCTATCCCCAATATCGCCACCGAAAAAGCATCTAGCCTGTAGGATTGGGCAAGTTTGTAAGATATCGCTGCTACTATGTATATAGACATAATATCGTAAGTAACCCTTTTAGGCAATATAATGAACTGGTTAAAGCCCTCGCCAAACCACTTAACCTGCAGCTCTTGCCAGCCCGGCGCAGGGAAGTCCTGGATGATTATGAAAAGCGACCCTATGATCAGAAAAGGCATAAAAGATATAAAGCCATCCCTAATCGCTGCCAAGTGCCTTTGGCCTGCAAGCCTTGTTGCAAAGGGTGCAAACCTTTTTTCCAAAAATTCTTGAAAACTTCCCATTTCTTTACCTCCTACTAAATTAAATTTTTTCATAAATTGAGTTCCGGCGGATTTTTTAACCTCTCTTCATAACTCCTTAGCCATTCTTCTGAAGCCTCTTTTACTATCACCTCCCCTTTTTCTGGCCTTGCGAGCAATACCTTTGCCCCATTTTCTTCATCGGCAACGACAAAAGAAAACTCCACGTTTGTCCCTATCCCCCATCTTCCTTCTTTGTCCAAGCAGATCAGCGAAATCGCCCCTACCTTTCTGCCCTTATCGCTCATCTTTTTCAAGAAGCGGTTCAGCGCTTCACTGGCTGCCTTTTCCGGCGCATATCCCTCTTCCATGAGCCTCACAACCTCATAAGAAAGGCATCCTTTCATTATATCTTCCCCAAGTCCAGTCGCTGCAGCCCCTCCTACATCGCTGTCGACATAGAGGCCCGCCCCGCACAATGGAGAATCTCCCACCCTCCCTCTCTTCTTCATAAAAAGCCCGCTGGTAGAAGTGCCTGCACTCATAGAGCCCAAGGTGTCTAGCGCTACTATCCCAACCGTGTCGTGGCCGTCATAAGGCGAAAGGTTCCCTTCCCTAACCTTTTTCATCCTTAT
Protein-coding sequences here:
- a CDS encoding PTS sugar transporter subunit IIC; translated protein: MGSFQEFLEKRFAPFATRLAGQRHLAAIRDGFISFMPFLIIGSLFIIIQDFPAPGWQELQVKWFGEGFNQFIILPKRVTYDIMSIYIVAAISYKLAQSYRLDAFSVAILGIASFVLLSPISTTIDINGTAHEVNRVITVGGWYGTNGILVAIITALIVTEIFNFFVKRNIVIKMPEGVPPAVSRAFSALLPGFCIIVGMLLVRLLFLQTSYQYIHNFIYSIVSLPMQKMVANNLLGAIATVFSISLLWSIGLNGGTIVNGIMRPFWIPLQDANLAAIEAGKIPPNIITEQFFDMVWIGGAGATLGVVFLLMYKARSKQYKELGKLSLLPGLFNINEPIMFGLPVVLNPIGIIPLILAPVVITVINYLAMAFNIVARPTGVIIPWTTPPIIQGFLITGHISGAILQIIDILVVMLVWWPFIKLMDKKKYEEENEGKAI
- a CDS encoding N(4)-(beta-N-acetylglucosaminyl)-L-asparaginase, whose protein sequence is MKWAIIGTWRMCLEGVQKAAALLEKGGKASDAVETAIKEVEDFPFYKSVGYGGLPNEHCEVELDAAFMDGDTFSFGAVAGVRDIKNPISLARRLSRERFNIFLVGQGAEEFAHKNLFQRQNMLTERAKTMWEIRMKKVREGNLSPYDGHDTVGIVALDTLGSMSAGTSTSGLFMKKRGRVGDSPLCGAGLYVDSDVGGAAATGLGEDIMKGCLSYEVVRLMEEGYAPEKAASEALNRFLKKMSDKGRKVGAISLICLDKEGRWGIGTNVEFSFVVADEENGAKVLLARPEKGEVIVKEASEEWLRSYEERLKNPPELNL